The sequence CTATTCAACAAAGTGGTTaatgaggacttattagtgaaaatagaatactataatcttgaatccaataactAAGGTGTCGAGGCTATCTattgtagacttgaactttatgtagagacataaatgtggatcaagttcgagtttatagtccaaatggtctatagtgtatgactAAGGTTAGACGCTTTATTCTGGAGCCGCTATGGATGCAGCCCGATTtctagttagtacaaacaatgtgatgCTAAATCGTTCATATAGAGAAATGGAAGTGaggacatcctatgtaaagagtttataCAAGTCTGGAACCATCAAATAGTCACTATTAAGTTAGaaccacatatacatataactATCAAGtttataacaaaattttcactttttaatataattaaataaacacaaaaaattattaattaaattcaatttcaaTAACACCAAAAAATCTAGTTGtactaatttattaaatatcCATCCATTGTATGCGAAGGACTCACTATGTATCTCTTTCTCGCATGAAAGCTAAGTTCTCATTATCTACAAGTATTcctattgcttgtccaagtataagtgaaacaataggtttatttGGATGATCCAGAGTCGAACACAGGAAATTGATATCAAAGGTTCATTCTAGGATTTACTCATCATTTAGGTGgtataaaagaattatctatACAGTATAATGAAATGTGTGTTTAACTATaactacttatctacactagaggaTCTGTAAAAGGTGAATTAAATGGATGCGAGATGAAGATgcgaactaacttgtattaagaaTGGGTGAAGAAATGTGTATGTGTGACTAGTCTATGATTAAGGTGAGCTCCTCTCGAAGTCTTTTAATGCCACACTTGCCCTCCTATCGGGGTACAAATGACTCAACCTAGTTAGGCAAGATATATCTAGAAGGTTTCACTTATAAGACTTATGGTATTTCTCTTTTAAAGTTGACAACCTAAAGAAAGTAGGCATTCGAGCATTGTATAATATGAACAACACATAttacaaagaatacaaaattGGAGAGAAAAGAGGGTGGAAAGTTTTTACAAGttaggaaaaaaggaaaattggCTTCCATCCATTCAAACTCCAAACTCTGATTCGCAGGTTTTGAAGTTCTTTATATAGGAAACTGTTGGCAGGAAACTTTTACTCTTCTGATCATGTCAGCATCGAAAGTCGCCATTGTAAAGTCACATCATccccaactaccattcttgtcttttaGTGAACCATCTTCACGTAGTTGATGAAGCTCCTCGCCTAGCATTTGTTCTCGCTTAATGGACTCTTCTCGCGTAGCTCTTGTACGATATCCTCTGTGGTTcacttattttttctttgtttttattcATGCATTAAGAAAATGGAATGCGGTAAAGCAGTCATGTATGCTCATGTAAAGtgtatttttaaatacttttgtTTTCTCAACATAATCATGGCAATTTGATACacttcttctacattttggGCTCATTATTCTATAAAGGAGGTTACaataacttatatttctacaagttatgaTACCCTTAAATTAAGAATTGTCCTTGTCCTTAAGCATCTCTCTGTATTATGCTTGTCCTCGCAAATATAGTATAGTGAGATAAGGTGCTATCGGTGCTTAGAGTTTCACCTCGCAAGTATTGTATCGAAGAATAGGGATTCCACGTCTAGAGTTTCGTCTTGTAGATACAAATAGTTCAAGGTATAGCaagcaagaaagaaaagagaaagttaAAAACTAAGTTTGAAGAGAAAATTTATTTGCTAtgtttatgtatattattttgcTCAAAGTTTTCATTATCATGCTTCGTTTTAAATGTTGTCACTCAAGGGACTTTATAGCTCATcctttaaatgtttaatttcaTTACAAATAGAGGTTGTGGTTATAGTGTTTGTTAAAGCATCTGCCTACTCTACTAAAAGGTGATTAGATTTTTGTACGACtctgtaacgacccgactctttatgctgaatcgaagtggttactgaatctaggatcagtgtttaagtcataaaatccggtgtaaataaatgcaaagaaatctagcaaatgtatttatggaagatagttaaagtaacatgtagaaatacgagttaagtttaaaatccctaagcgggccctatctacaaaaataaccaaagtaaacatgcagaaagccgaaacatgaatttaactgtaaagtaaaacatgtgcggaagcaggaaaacccctatggctcgccacggtcacttcacgtcgctcgccagcttgcccttgcccttgcctcgtcctctacctgaaaacataaaacgaagagaatgagtataaaaatactcagtaagggacccactactagtcccactaggtgcctgttaacattcctatcgagtcctgaaactagtacccaatctctggcacgctcccgaacacgtgcaacatgcgccccGTGGGGActtaactctggtcttcggtgtccaggggacacttaggaccgtcgggatgcgaggaccccgtcgagtcgctcgagtcatatctatagtcatgctggactggcgccccgtcgagcctaacagtcctaaataggtggtgatcccgaaggacacccatgcaggtacgactcagataggagaagttaacagataccccAATCCCAACATACATATGCATACGTCATCAAATTATCATCAGAAAATAACCACCATCTCATCCCCCACTACAGCTATCATCAAACAGTCACTAATAGTTCTCATTATACAGTCACATACGTcgtaagtccatcagtcttatcatacagtcacatacatcataagtccctcagtcttatcatacagtcacatacatcataagtccatcagtcttcccatacagtcacatatggttcgagggttctcattaccataatattatgccaaagtatggccatgtcattcgtcagatcatgataaaatattatcatacatcgtaagcccaaccatcatcgtatgtcactgaaggaacatgcaacatcaaattctcacatggggctagtagtagaaatctcttacctcgagatgttgctagatgagttcctactgaggaagtcctaagctgcagcagctatttggtccaatttgcttcttgaggaaagtaattaaattaattaaatttccaaattaactcatttaattactgggcaggctagggaaattggaaattaccaaaaatttaggtggaaggagccaaaacaggcttggcggctcggctggaagaaggcaggaccggctcggcttggtgcagacgcggctcggctcggtatggggacttcgcgtgcggctcggcttgctacagggaggggacgcggctcggctacgcggaacaCACGGCGCGGCGCGCTTGCACGCGGGAGAGTCAGGCACGTGTGGCACGGGCGCGGGttcggttccgggttcgggcgcgcgggcggttCCAGGTTCGAGCGCGcgggcggttccgggttcgggttcgttcgtcggctggaggcgggcgcgttcgcggcttcgatacggctcgggtgtaggcgcgttcgcggctcgGGTGCAGACGACGATGGCTGGCGACGCGGCTTCGACGTGGAGATGGATCTCGGCTTCGCGACGCGTTCGGCGCAGAGGTGGATTCGGCTTCGGGACGCGACGGGTTTCGGCTGACCTGCCtcagatcgaagcggcgcggctcCTTCGGCTGGCGGACGCGGTACGACGCGGCTTCTACGATGGCTGGCTTGCGGCGGCgtgcgacggcggcggcggcggcggagattggcggcggcggctagggtttccccttctctccctcttctcttttcttttccttttcttttccttttctttttccttttcttttccttttctttttccttttcttttccttttataaaataatttcccttcttttctcttctttgttaaattccaaatttcaccCTTCTCTCTCAAATTTCTCCAATATCTTCACCAAATtcctcctttccctcaacttccaaataccaattaaatctttaattaccaagtataattaaagttgaaatttgcttaatattttaaaaggggaaaattcacatcttgatgacataagtttcattatttaattataaacaaataaatgaataaaataaaaataaatacttgaatttaaaaaaaaatgaacaacatgagatcattggggtgttacatacttccccccttagaaagctttcgtcctcgaaagctcTAATCCTCGAACATTTCTGGGTACTGGGCCTttatgtcctcttctctctcccacgtggcctcttcaactccatggttctgccagaggactttgactagtggaatatctcgactacgaagcttcttgacctctcttgccaagatctcgacaggctgctcctcgtagctcaagttctcactgacctgtaggggctcgaagtccacgatgtgcgtcgggtctgcgacatacctcctcaacatggagacatggaatacgtcatgcactgctgagagggatgggggcaaggccaaacgataagccacagggccaatccgttccagtatctcaaatggccccacgaaacgtggactcaacttccccttcttctcgaacctcagaacgcccttcatcggtgctaccttcaaaaagaccatatctcccacttcaaactcgaggtccttacgtcgtacatcagcgtaactcttctgtctgctctgtgcggtcagcatacgagctcggatcttctgtatggctgcattggtagtctgcactaactcggggcctagcatcctctgctctccaacctcgccccagcagacaggggatctacagcacttgccatacagagcctcaaacggagccataccaatggtagcctggtaactgttattataggcgaactccattagatgcaggtgggagtcccaacttcctgaaaactctagcacacaggcccgcagcatatcctccaaaatctggttcagtctctctgtctgaccatcagtctgagggtggaatgccgtgctgaagtccagcctcgtacctaatgcaagttggagcccttgccaaaatttcgaagtgaaacgggcatccctgtctgaaacgatggatactggtactccgtgcagtcttactatttccgtcatgtataactgcccccacttgctggcagtgtacgtggatttccctggcacgaagtgggctgtcttcgtgagtctgtcgaccacaacccagatcaccgtgtagcccttcacggtcttgggcagtcccgtgataaagtccatcgacacactctcccacttccaccctggcacactcaagggttgcaacaaccctgctggatgctgcctaggtgccttcacctgctggcacaccaagcacctactgacgaactctgctacatccctcttcatgcccctccaccaatagacactccttaagtcctggtacatcttcgtactcccagggtgcatggtaaacggggaactgtgagcctcagtcaaaagctctgtcttaactgcgctgtcttccggcacacacaggcgtccctcaaacataaggccatcatcagaggatatagagaactcttcaccttgctccgtctctaccatacgacgtttctctgccaagtaaggatcactcagctgagcagcaatgatcttttgcctcaaggttggctgaactgtcaactgagccaactgtgcggcaacctcacctactgagactgcaatctcggctctctccaaatccctgagtaagggggtctgcttcgtgactagcgctgctgaatgtgcaaccttcctactcagcgcgtcagccactacatttgctttacctggatggtacaggatctcgcagtcgtagtctttcaccaactcgagccacctcctctgcctcatgttcaactccttctgagtgaagaaatacttcaggctcttgtggtcggtgtaaatctgaatcttctcaccgtacagatagtgcctccatatcttcagtgcaaagactacagctgccaactccaagtcgtgggtagggtagttctgctcatgattcttcaactggcgtgaggcatacgcaactaccttaccttgctgcatcaggacacatcCCAGTCCTTTCTcagaggcatcactatagatcacaaaacttcccgacccatcaggcactgtcaggactggtgccgtcactagcttctgcttaagctcttggaaactactctcacatgctgggctccagacaaaaggggttcccttcctggtcaactgggtcaatgggctggctatgcgtgagaagtcttctacaaacctcctgtagtatcctgccagacccagaaaactgcgaatctcactgactgtagacggtcgaggccagttggtcaccgcttcgaccttagctgggtccaccgagactccctcactggaaaccacgtgccctaaaaatgtcaccttctttaaccagaactcacacttggagaacttggcgtatagcttatgagctcgaagggtctccaagacttggtgcaagtgctcttcgtgttcggcctcagtcttggaatagatcaagatatcgtcaatgaagactatgacgaattggtctagaaagtccttaaacaccctgttcatcaaatccatgaacactgcaggggcattagttaaaccaaaggacatcactatgaattcgtagtgtccgtacctcgaacgaaaggccgtcttgggaatatcaccgtccctaatcctcaactggtgatagcctgatcgcaggtcgatcttggaaaagacggtggccccctgtaactggtcgaacAGGTCCTCGATTCTGGGtaaggggtagcggttcttaactgtcaccttgttcaattctcggtagtcaatgcaaaggcgcatcgacccatccttcttcttcacgaacaacactggggctccccaaggtgatacactgggccggatgaagcctttgtccagcaactcctgtaactggaccttcaactcctttagctcagctggagccattctgtaaggagctctagagataggggcggtgccgggctctaactcaatggcgaagtctacctccctgggaggcggaagtcctgggagttcgtcggggaaaacgtcagggtactcccttactactggttcggaagatagggaaacttctggttctgCCATATCTACTACGTTCgccaagataccccaagtaccctggctaagtagcttactcgccttcattgctgagatgaccttgggtatacctaccatgcctgctcctctaaacttaaacttatccccggaaggagggttaaagaccacttccttattaaaacagtctatggttgcatggttagttgacaaccaatccatgcctaaaattacATCGAAATCTTGCATATCTAGCACCAGTAAAGTTACGTTCAAGGTATGGTTTGCTATTTCTACCCAACATGcccttattttttccttagacaaaaggacctctccagaaggagtagagacagacaaggcactacccaacggttctacttctaaacccgcatgcttgacaaaaatagaggatataaatgaatgcgatgaccccgagtcaaatagtaccaaagcataatgccccaagattgggagcgtacctgtcaccaccgtactagctcgctcggcctcctgccggttcgtggcaaagactctcccctgctggggaGCAGAAGGCTGACGTGGCGTCGTCtctaagggtttccgaggacacgcatcagcggtgtgccccggctgcctgcacctgaagcagactccactcccagctaaacattgtcctccatggaccttcccaccggtagtacaagtgggtagctctctcaaagttctcccagctgctgccagctcccgacggtgtctctggaagacacctcctgacctcggaGTCCGCTGTGGTATTACGTCGGGCTGCGCCtccgccttcctcttctgtcccgaggctgaccctgtgccgacaaccttagattgaccagctctctcatgcaggctcagatccagtgctatgcgtagagcatccgcatgagtggttggtcgaagagctcgtacaaaaccctggaggtctaacctgaggccattaacaaatctctcagtcctggcggcctcatcccttaccacatcaggGGCAAAACGGGACAACAGGTCGAACTCGGCATCATATTGTTCCACGCTCAGtttgccttgctccaagtttaggaattcttggagcttggcgtgcttcacgttggcagagaagaacttagcataaaagctctccctgaattgctcccatgtgatcttgctggcatctcctcccagcgccctctcagcagtctcccaccaggcagtccccctatcctccaaacagaaagctgcacactgcaccttctggtcttctgggcacttcatgtacctgaagatcgtctctatggatgtcaaccacagctgggctctaaaggggttgtccaaggatccgtcgaaagtcttcgggttgtacttcctaaaatccctcaagtgcttggcctcagctgacagttgtactggcaccggctgggcttccaccggggctggagggatgacgggctggtcctgaacaggggctggagggactacaggctggtcctgaacaggggcggcctggttctgctgagcagcgaggaacggcgctagagcagcttgcagcatggcctggtaacgctgctccattgcggcgagatccgcctgagtgaccggtgcattagggttgactggtacgtcggggttgactggcggcgcggcaggttgctccgccggttggccacgaccggctcctctgcctcccctgccacctcctcggcgtgcacctctacgtggcggcattcttcctaaaattcaccaacaaatttTTCACCACTAGAACTCAATATTCTCACTCTAAGTCTAATCTAATCAGGCAACATTATAatcttaatatttgtaaagctttaggcatacctggcgagtgacgaaggaccgtatagccatagggtgaggtaaaaatcaaaacaaaatgacttacatcataagtcagtctacaggacctaaaacactgcgctctgataccaactgtaacgacccgactctttatgctgaatcgaagtggttactgaatctaggatcagtgtttaagtcataaaatccggtgtaaataaatgcaaagaaatctagcaaatgtatttatggaagatagttaaagtaacatgtagaaatacgagttaagtttaaaatccctaagcgggccctatctacaaaaataaccaaagtaaacatgcagaaagccgaaacatgaatttaactgtaaagtaaaacatgtgcggaagcaggaaaacccctatggctcgccac comes from Cucumis melo cultivar AY chromosome 12, USDA_Cmelo_AY_1.0, whole genome shotgun sequence and encodes:
- the LOC127144138 gene encoding uncharacterized protein LOC127144138, encoding MPPRRGARRGGGRGGRGAGRGQPAEQPAAPPVNPDVPVNPNAPVTQADLAAMEQRYQAMLQAALAPFLAAQQNQAAPVQDQPVVPPAPVQDQPVIPPAPVEAQPVPVQLSAEAKHLRDFRKYNPKTFDGSLDNPFRAQLWLTSIETIFRYMKCPEDQKVQCAAFCLEDRGTAWWETAERALGGDASKITWEQFRESFYAKFFSANVKHAKLQEFLNLEQGKLSVEQYDAEFDLLSRFAPDVICKISM